The DNA sequence GCCGCCGGAATTGCCGTGGCAGCCCCAGTTCGAGTTGGCCGAGCCGAGGTAGACGCCCTCGCCGTAGCCGGGCTGCCCGAGCCCGGTGTAGGTGATCGTGGAGTTCTTCAGCACGCTGTCGGCCGACGACCGGCGGAAGTGGATCGCCTCTTCGTCGACGTGGTGCACGGTGACGCCGTCGATGGTGGTGTGCGGCGAATCGTCGACGACGATGCCCTTCTTGGACTCCTGGACCGTGAACCCGGTCAGGTTCCAGTACGGCGCGCCCGAGAGCCACAGGCCGTAGCCGGAATCCCAGCCCGCGGTGGGCGCGGGGCAGTCGGGCGCGTCACCGGACGGTCCGTCGTTGATCAGGACGGCGTTCGACGGCCCCGAAAGGGTGATGGGCTTCGCCGCCGTGCCCGGCTTCGTCGTGACGAAGGAGCCGCGGTAGGTGCCGGCCGCCAGCTTGATCGCCTGCCCCGGCGCCGCGTTCGCCAGCGCGGCCTGCAGCTGCGCGGCCGTCGCGACGTTCACGGTGTCGCCGCTCGGTGGGGGAGTGGTCGTCGTGACCGGCGGCGGGGTGGTGGTGGGCGTCGTCGGCGTGGTGGTGACCTGGCCGCCACCGGTGCACGCGGCGCCGTTCACCGTGCACCCGGCCGGCGACCCCGCGCCCGAGACGGTGAAGCCGAAGCTCGCGGTGGCGCCGGGGGCGACCGTGCCGTTGAACCCGGCGTTCGTGAACTTGTAGTGCTGCCCGGTCTGCGCCTTCACCGAGCTCCACGAGCTGGTCACCGCCGAGCCGGCGGGCAGGTCGAACTCGACCGTCCAGCCGGTGGCGGGCGTGTCGCCGCGGTTGGCGATCGTGTAACCGCCGCCGTAGCCGCCGGTCCAGACCGACGTCTGGGTGAAGGTGGCGGAGAGGTTCGCCGCGGCCGCCCGCGCGGTCACCCCGCCGGTCAGGGCGAGGGCGACCGCGGCGGCGGAAACGGTGGCGGCACCGAGGAAAACGGCACTTCGTGGGGACACCGATGGCCTCCGGAAAAGGGACAGCGGAGGTGTTGCGGCGTACACCCGGACGTTCCCTTTATAGGCGACCCCCGCGACGTGCGTCAATGGGCTGAACTACGGTCATGGATGTGAACGGCTAGCCGGTGACGCTCGGCGCGCCGGTCTCGAGGTGCCCGCTGAACCGGCGCAGGAACTTCGGGTCGGCGTCGAGGGTGGCCGACAGGTCGTACCAGCCGGACCCGTACGCGACCGGGTTCCAGTCGTCGGTCACCGTCTGCCCGGCGGCGAGGGGGTAGGTCCACGGCCCGTCGGTGCGGTAGTGGTTCGCGGTGATCGTGAGCTTGACCGCCGTCGTCCCGGAGTTGCGCATGGTCAGCCGCAGCTTGTTCTCGGCGGTGTAGCCGCCGAGGACGTCGACGCCCGCGCCGGCGCTGTTCGCGTCCCCGGCCAGCACCCAGCGGAAGCGGTTGGGCCCGTGCACCGCCACGCCGTACTTGCCGCCGCCGTAGAGCTGGATCCGCCAGGTGTCGCTGACCTGCGCCCCGGGCGCGACGTCGTAGGGCCACGGGCCGTCGGTCTGGCCGTCATTGCGGTAGGCCAGCAGCTGCACGGCCGCGGTGCCCTGGTTGGCGAACGTCGTGGTGAGGATCTTGCGGTCGGCGCTCAGCGACGTCGTGACCAGAGGCCGGTAGGGGAGCGCTCGGGCGGGCCGGGTCCCCGGCTCCTGGACCGGGACCTGCTGCTTGCCGGTCGCGGGCGGCGCGGGTTTCGGCAGCTTCTTCTGGGTGTCGTCGGCCTGCTTGCGCAGCGCCGCGGTGTCCGGCAGCAGCGGGATCTGCGTGGCCGGTGTGCCGAAGTCGAAGCACGTCATGAGGTCACCGCAGAGCGCCCGGCGCCACGCGCTGATGTTCGGCTCGGCGACGCCGGTCCAGCGTTCCAGGAACCGGAGCACCGAGGTGTGGTCGGTGACCTCGGAGCTGACCCAGCCGCCGCGGCTCCACGGCGAGATGACCGTCATCGGCACGCGCGCGCCGAGGCCGATCGGCTGGCCGCCGATGTACTCCCCGGTGGTGCCCGGTGGCGCGATCGGCGGGGCGACGTGGTCGAAGAACCCGTCGTTCTCGTCGTAGTTGATGAGGACCACGGTGGACTCCCACAGCTTCGGGTTGGCCCACAACGCGTTCAGCACGGTCTGGGTGTACGCGGCACCGTCGACCGGCCGGGCTTCGGGGTGCTCGCAGTAGCCGTAGGGCGCGACGATCCAGGACACCGCCGGCAGCGAGCCGCTCGCGCAGTCGGCCTTGAATTCGGCGAGGACGTGGTCGACGTCCTTGCCCTGCCCCGAATCCGGTCCCCAGGTCTTGAACACGCTGGCCCGCTTGGACAGTTCGCTGGCGTAGTCCTGGTGGTAGGCCTGGAAGAGCCAGAGGGGGTTGTCGCCGTAGTCGCCGACGAAAGAGTCGCTCGCGTCGCCGACCTCCTTGTTGGCGTAGACCTTCCACGAAACCCCGTGCTGCTGGAGGCGTTCCGGGTAGGTCGTCCAGCGGAAGACCGGCCGGTAGTCGGCGGGGTTGTAGTTCGCCGGCCCGCCCGCCTGGCCCGCGGCGTCGATGGTGCCGGTGAACAGGTAGAGCCGGTTGGGCGTGGTCGGGCCCTGGACCGAGCAGAAGTAGTGGTCGCAGACGGTGAACGCGTCGGCGAGCGCGCGGTGGAACGGGATGTCGCCCTGGTCGAAGTAGCCCATGGTCATCTCGCCCTTGGCGGGGATCCAGGCGTTGTTGGCGCCGCCGGCGATCGCCTGGTGCTGGTCGGCCCAGCCGTGCCCGAGGTCGCCGAGGTCCTGACCGTCCACTTTGGTGGTGTCCACCCGGAACGGCAGCAGGTACTTCCCGTCGGTGCGCCCGGAATCGGGCTGGTGGAAGACGTCCTGGCCGTTCGGCTGGACGATCGCGGACCGGTCGCCGTAGCCGCGGACGCCCCGCATCGTGCCGTAGTAGTGGTCGAACGAACGGTTCTCCTGCATGAGGACCACGACGTGCTCGACGTCGGAGAGGCTGCCGGTGGCGCGGGGTTCGGCGAGGGCCTCGGCCATGCCGGGCGGCAAGGCGCCGAGGGCGCCGGCGGCGGCTACCCCGCCGAGGAAACTGCGTCGGGTGAGCTTGAGCGGATCGGCCATCACGGGAGCCTCCAGGGGACCTCGGCGGGGCGGCGCGCCCAGCGTAAGTGATCGAAGGTGCGCGAAAACACCGACGTTCGGACGTAATCGCGCAACCCCGCATTCACCGGCTGTTCGGTTCGCGGTCCGCCCGCACGACACTTTCCGGTGACCGGCAGCTGAACCGGAGCGGCGCGGGGAATCTTGATCAGCACGAACCCCTGACGCGCAGGGGAGAAAGCGGGAGGAGAGCACGATGAACACCCGAATCGCTTCCCTGGCGGTGGCCGGTGCCCTCGCGGTTTCCGGGATGGTCGCCGCGGCGGCCCCGGCGTCGGCCGACCCGGTGCCCGGCAGTGCGAACCAGTTCTACGCCTACTGCTCGGTCGACCTGCTCGGCGTGCCGCTGGGGTGCACCGAGACCGACGTGGCGCACGCGTCGCACATCTGCCAGTACGTCGTCACCGGTGTCGGGCTCGGGCTCGACTGCATCCTGCGCTGACGTTGCCCGAAAGTACCCGGTGGTCCGGACCATCGGGTACTCGTCGGAAAATGTCCGACCGGTTAGCCTTGTTCTTCGCCACTTCGCCGTTCATACTTTGTTGTGATCCACAACAAATAGGGTGACGGTGAGCCGCCAGCCGTCGCCCGCGGAAGAAGAAGAGGCGACAATGACGTCGACCAGGATCCCCACCCGGTGGCGCCGGACGGCCCGGTTGCTGGCCGTCCCCGCCGCCCTGCTCGCGCTCGGTGCCGTGGTGGCCGCCCCGCCGAGCCAGGCCGCTTCGGTTCTCGAGAGTTTCTCCGACGACTTCGACGGTGCCGCCGGGAGCGGCGTCGACGGTTCGAAGTGGGTGCACGAGACCGGCGACAACGTCAACAACCACGAACGGCAGTGGTACACCGACGGGACCGCCAACGCGGCCCTCGACGGCCAGGGCCACCTCGTGATCACCGCGAAGAAGGAGAACAGCGGCAACAACTGCTGGTACGGCGCGTGCGAGT is a window from the Amycolatopsis sp. cg9 genome containing:
- a CDS encoding cellulose binding domain-containing protein; translated protein: MSPRSAVFLGAATVSAAAVALALTGGVTARAAAANLSATFTQTSVWTGGYGGGYTIANRGDTPATGWTVEFDLPAGSAVTSSWSSVKAQTGQHYKFTNAGFNGTVAPGATASFGFTVSGAGSPAGCTVNGAACTGGGQVTTTPTTPTTTPPPVTTTTPPPSGDTVNVATAAQLQAALANAAPGQAIKLAAGTYRGSFVTTKPGTAAKPITLSGPSNAVLINDGPSGDAPDCPAPTAGWDSGYGLWLSGAPYWNLTGFTVQESKKGIVVDDSPHTTIDGVTVHHVDEEAIHFRRSSADSVLKNSTITYTGLGQPGYGEGVYLGSANSNWGCHGNSGGVDRGDRIQVLDNHIGPFIAAEPIDVKEGTFSGLIRGNTFDGRGISGENSADSWIDVKGIGYTIEDNTGTFSSPGVFANGYENHNTSTSPSFDNGCGNVWRNNKSDLGGAGAYAIKISSVSKCAANPNVVYASNTVTNAKSGLTNVPVTP
- a CDS encoding phosphocholine-specific phospholipase C, which translates into the protein MADPLKLTRRSFLGGVAAAGALGALPPGMAEALAEPRATGSLSDVEHVVVLMQENRSFDHYYGTMRGVRGYGDRSAIVQPNGQDVFHQPDSGRTDGKYLLPFRVDTTKVDGQDLGDLGHGWADQHQAIAGGANNAWIPAKGEMTMGYFDQGDIPFHRALADAFTVCDHYFCSVQGPTTPNRLYLFTGTIDAAGQAGGPANYNPADYRPVFRWTTYPERLQQHGVSWKVYANKEVGDASDSFVGDYGDNPLWLFQAYHQDYASELSKRASVFKTWGPDSGQGKDVDHVLAEFKADCASGSLPAVSWIVAPYGYCEHPEARPVDGAAYTQTVLNALWANPKLWESTVVLINYDENDGFFDHVAPPIAPPGTTGEYIGGQPIGLGARVPMTVISPWSRGGWVSSEVTDHTSVLRFLERWTGVAEPNISAWRRALCGDLMTCFDFGTPATQIPLLPDTAALRKQADDTQKKLPKPAPPATGKQQVPVQEPGTRPARALPYRPLVTTSLSADRKILTTTFANQGTAAVQLLAYRNDGQTDGPWPYDVAPGAQVSDTWRIQLYGGGKYGVAVHGPNRFRWVLAGDANSAGAGVDVLGGYTAENKLRLTMRNSGTTAVKLTITANHYRTDGPWTYPLAAGQTVTDDWNPVAYGSGWYDLSATLDADPKFLRRFSGHLETGAPSVTG